A window from Centropristis striata isolate RG_2023a ecotype Rhode Island chromosome 4, C.striata_1.0, whole genome shotgun sequence encodes these proteins:
- the znf296 gene encoding zinc finger protein 296, which produces MSRRKLGSRPQHLSAIQDVTDMADGVAPSDDQPPRPPPPQLAAPAEGRDLLTCGQCRRAFPLAHILAFIQHKQGGCRSRNQAANDSATPPSPANRAQQQQQHAANGEPGPGFIELRRGAKAWGEEPGVKVKAEHSKAVSEEPSYFTCQQCEGVFPSAWALLQHAQHTHSFSLYQEDEEEDTDIRGGRRGGLKPAAATLDPRHLSQALASAFQPSALRLSRSRQTHATSSSTNMQALNFSVRLRELAEGNNTTSGSSPGGLLLSPSSSPPAASPFPQTSALQADFLCELCNQSFQSLGALSTHRRTHSCDRPYHCGVCGHAFAQSGQLARHIRSHHREAGGGGGGYEAVELVVMEEDVGRQGMRGRFQMQPAGVGVVKGMVGAEVRAPGPSELDLTLPKYPSLASGLMLLTSQVRPADRELLRLYQRQREGAEEAEGQGEPPHTSPCASPSEGSLESGETGGSGESGIASGNCTPKRPEMGDRVRGAGEWENERGEIIERETDWSSDKVSEVVQEWQRENERRSVGGSVIGAGNNNNNNTTAGSGGKKKKDEACEFCGKQFRNSSNLTVHRRSHTGERPYRCGLCNYACAQSSKLTRHMKTHGAQGAKASFLCQLCSVPFTVYATLEKHLKKVHGLSHASVGAYAQASAADTLAAMKAEEEAVVVKMEEDEASLDQTEMQSKIQSDVVKNMEVEEEQVEYVWSPDTPLHFPLDSKAEVSIALTSAP; this is translated from the exons ATGTCCAGGCGCAAACTTGGAAGCAGACCGCAGCACCTGAGTGCAATTCAAG ATGTCACTGACATGGCGGATGGCGTGGCTCCATCAGACGACCAGCCTCCtcgccctcctcctccacagctcGCAGCTCCTGCCGAGGGTCGTGACCTCCTGACCTGCGGCCAGTGCCGCCGGGCCTTCCCGCTCGCCCACATCCTGGCCTTCATCCAGCACAAACAGGGCGGCTGCCGCTCACGGAACCAAGCGGCCAACGACAGCGCCACGCCCCCCTCACCTGCAAACCgagcgcagcagcagcagcagcacgccGCCAACGGCGAGCCGGGGCCGGGCTTCATTGAGCTGAGGCGGGGGGCCAAGGCCTGGGGGGAGGAGCCCGGCGTCAAGGTGAAGGCGGAGCACAGCAAAGCAG TGTCTGAGGAGCCGTCCTACTTCACCTGCCAGCAGTGTGAAGGCGTGTTTCCATCAGCGTGGGCGCTCCTACAGCACGctcagcacacacactccttcagCCTCTAccaggaggacgaggaggaggacaccGACATCAGAggaggacgaagaggaggaCTCAAGCCTGCAGCAGCCACTCTGGACCCTCGCCACCTGAGCCAGGCTCTGGCCTCGGCCTTCCAGCCCTCCGCCCTGCGCCTCAGCCGCTCCCGCCAGACTCacgccacctcctcctccactaaCATGCAGGCACTGAACTTCTCAGTGCGTCTCAGGGAGCTCGCCGAGGGCAACAACACCACCAGCGGCAGCTCCCCCGGAGGCCTGCTGctgtctccctcctcctctccaccggCAGCTTCTCCCTTTCCTCAGACCAGCGCCCTGCAGGCCGACTTCCTCTGCGAGCTGTGCAACCAGAGCTTCCAGTCCCTGGGCGCCCTGTCCACCCACCGCCGGACTCACTCCTGCGACCGGCCCTATCACTGCGGCGTGTGCGGCCATGCCTTCGCCCAGAGCGGCCAGCTGGCGCGGCACATAAGGAGCCATCACAGGGAGGCCGGAGGCGGAGGAGGTGGATACGAGGCGGTGGAGCtggtggtgatggaggaggacgTAGGGAGGCAGGGGATGAGAGGGAGGTTCCAGATGCAGCCAGCTGGAGTCGGCGTGGTGAAGGGGATGGTTGGTGCAGAGGTGAGGGCCCCGGGCCCCTCTGAGCTAGACCTGACCCTGCCCAAGTACCCGTCCTTAGCTTCAGGCCTGATGCTGCTGACCTCACAGGTTAGACCTGCAGACAGGGAGCTGCTGAGGCTGTACCAGCGCCAGagagaaggagcagaggaggcgGAGGGGCAGGGAGAACCTCCTCACACCTCCCCCTGCGCCAGCCCGTCTGAAGGCTCGCTGGAGAGCGGGGAGACGGGCGGCAGCGGCGAGAGCGGCATCGCCAGCGGAAACTGCACGCCCAAACGTCCAGAGATGGGCGACAGAGTGCGAGGAGCCGGAGAGTGGGAGAACGAAAGAGGAGAGATCATAGAGAGGGAGACGGACTGGAGCTCAGATAAAGTCAGCGAGGTGGTGCAGGAGTGGCAGAGGGAGAACGAGCGGAGGAGCGTGGGAGGATCTGTGATCGGAgcaggaaacaacaacaacaataataccaCCGCCGGTTcaggaggaaagaagaagaaagatgaAGCCTGTGAGTTCTGTGGTAAACAGTTCAGAAACAGCAGCAACCTGACCGTGCACCGCCGCAGCCACACAGGCGAGCGGCCCTACCGCTGCGGCCTCTGCAACTACGCCTGCGCACAGAGCTCCAAGCTGACGCGCCACATGAAGACGCATGGCGCGCAGGGAGCCAAGGCGTCCTTCCTGTGCCAGCTGTGCTCGGTGCCCTTCACCGTTTACGCCACTCTGGAGAAACATCTGAAGAAAGTTCACGGGCTGAGCCACGCCAGCGTGGGCGCGTACGCTCAGGCCAGCGCCGCCGACACTCTGGCTGCCATGAAAGCTGAAGAAGAAGCGGTGGTGGTGAAAATGGAGGAGGATGAAGCCAGTTTGGATCAGACAGAAATGCAGAGCAAAATACAGAGTGATGTGGTGAAAAacatggaggtggaggaggagcaggtggagTATGTGTGGAGTCCAGATACGCCGCTTCATTTCCCACTTGACAGCAAAGCAGAGGTGAGCATAGCTTTGACTTCTGCACCATGA